A window from Nitrospinota bacterium encodes these proteins:
- a CDS encoding MFS transporter, with the protein MLSSTNDNRKMLSWAFYDWANSAFSTTVIVGFFPIFFKQYWSADADAVESTFWLGAANSAASVLVAICAPVLGTIADKGSFKKKHLLAFAGMAIVMTGVLPFIAKGNWQIALLIYIMAITGFSGANIFYDALIVDVSPKDKLERVSAIGYSLGYLGGGLLFALNVAMVLSPATFGLADSSEGVKWSFASVAIWWAIFSIPLLLFVTEQPRTGVVYSAALVKSAFKHLAETFKSIRQHKTVFVFLLAYWLYIDGVYTVNKMAVAYGIDIGLKSDTLISALLLTQFVGFPAAYLFGIIGEKYGPKKGIYPGLAIYTIAVIWGYFMSSSWEFYFLAGAIGIAIGGVQSLSRAFFARLIPSEKAGEFFGFYNALGKLASILGPVLMGSVGLLTGSVRLGIMATGLLIIAGGTLLYFVDDNTGKA; encoded by the coding sequence ATGCTCTCTTCCACGAATGACAACCGTAAAATGCTCTCGTGGGCATTCTACGACTGGGCAAACTCCGCTTTCTCCACCACTGTCATAGTTGGTTTCTTCCCGATCTTTTTCAAACAGTACTGGAGCGCGGACGCCGATGCCGTGGAGAGCACTTTTTGGCTCGGCGCCGCCAATTCAGCCGCTTCCGTCCTAGTGGCCATATGCGCCCCCGTGCTGGGAACGATCGCCGACAAAGGCTCGTTCAAGAAAAAACATCTTCTCGCTTTTGCCGGAATGGCGATAGTCATGACCGGCGTGCTCCCTTTCATTGCCAAGGGAAACTGGCAGATTGCACTCCTCATCTACATCATGGCAATCACCGGATTCTCCGGCGCAAACATTTTTTACGATGCCCTGATAGTCGACGTCTCTCCAAAAGATAAACTGGAACGTGTCTCTGCAATCGGTTACTCCCTCGGCTATTTGGGTGGCGGGCTCCTCTTCGCTCTGAACGTAGCGATGGTCCTCTCACCCGCTACTTTCGGCCTTGCCGATTCATCCGAAGGGGTGAAGTGGTCGTTTGCCTCCGTGGCGATATGGTGGGCCATATTCTCCATCCCCCTACTCCTCTTCGTAACGGAACAGCCGCGGACAGGTGTAGTTTACAGTGCGGCTCTGGTAAAGAGCGCGTTTAAACATCTGGCAGAAACGTTCAAAAGCATACGCCAGCATAAAACAGTTTTCGTTTTTCTCCTCGCATACTGGCTCTATATAGATGGGGTATACACGGTGAATAAAATGGCTGTCGCATACGGTATCGACATCGGTCTTAAAAGCGATACCCTCATATCGGCTCTACTTCTCACTCAATTCGTAGGCTTTCCCGCCGCCTATCTCTTCGGAATTATCGGTGAAAAATATGGCCCGAAAAAAGGGATCTACCCCGGCCTTGCCATATACACGATCGCGGTAATATGGGGCTACTTCATGTCCTCGTCATGGGAGTTCTATTTCCTGGCCGGAGCAATCGGAATTGCTATCGGCGGTGTGCAATCACTCTCCCGCGCGTTTTTTGCCAGACTCATCCCCTCTGAGAAGGCAGGTGAATTTTTCGGATTCTACAACGCGCTTGGAAAACTCGCCTCGATACTCGGTCCGGTACTGATGGGATCGGTCGGCCTTCTCACCGGAAGCGTACGGCTCGGCATCATGGCGACTGGTCTCCTCATCATAGCTGGAGGCACACTCCTCTACTTCGTGGACGACAACACGGGCAAAGCGTAA
- a CDS encoding aminodeoxychorismate/anthranilate synthase component II: MVLVLDNYDSFTYNLVQYLLELGEEVKVFRNDEITVDEMEEMKPKGIVISPGPCTPKDAGISISVVTRLKGVFPILGVCLGHQSICQAFGAEIVKADNLMHGKTSQITHDGKGIFKGIPSPFTATRYHSLVARRDTIPDELEITATVTGEDVVMGVRHREYNIEGVQFHPESILTVEGKSILRNFLGNC; the protein is encoded by the coding sequence ATGGTTTTGGTGTTGGACAATTACGATTCGTTTACCTACAACCTCGTCCAGTACCTTCTGGAACTGGGGGAGGAGGTCAAGGTTTTCAGGAACGATGAAATAACCGTCGATGAGATGGAAGAGATGAAGCCGAAAGGGATAGTTATCTCCCCCGGTCCATGCACTCCAAAGGACGCGGGTATCTCGATTTCAGTGGTAACCAGGCTCAAAGGGGTATTTCCGATTCTCGGCGTCTGTCTCGGCCACCAGTCAATATGCCAGGCTTTCGGCGCGGAAATCGTCAAGGCGGATAACCTGATGCATGGCAAGACTTCGCAAATTACCCATGATGGCAAAGGGATATTCAAAGGGATCCCTTCACCCTTTACAGCCACCAGGTATCATTCACTTGTTGCCCGGCGGGATACCATACCGGACGAGCTGGAGATAACCGCGACAGTGACAGGGGAGGATGTCGTCATGGGGGTCAGGCACAGGGAATACAATATTGAGGGGGTTCAGTTCCATCCGGAATCGATTTTGACCGTTGAGGGGAAATCGATATTGAGGAATTTTCTTGGCAACTGTTAA
- a CDS encoding alpha/beta hydrolase, which translates to MRYYSFLVLTALIIAGCSSTPKQYFKSGLNTKFTSQPQQPFKEYIEQSERMIAKARTDLNDENFEKIMDAVSPFELLPGKECAQEAPGKYKNGILLIHGFLDSPYLVKSIAKHFHSRCFLVRAILLPGHGTVPADIINTSHVEWLKATEYGVYRLRNRVDNLFIGGYSTGGTLSIHSALKHRGEFKGIFLFSPAVRINSIFTPLAEKVSFYKRWLITHEDADYAKYESISMNGVAQVYEVTRKVKMLLQSGKEIDTPVFMVISLDDTTVDPWESIRFFKKSATSPKSRGYVYMVSPKKQRFGDLRLFAVNSFFPDEHIADISHVSITIPPDDPHYGRYGDYAYCIHYLENPKKLLECRQGGRDIWYGETGIMNQYKYVLRRLTFNPNYDKLIKDIDRFIDNTQ; encoded by the coding sequence ATGCGGTACTATTCATTCCTTGTTCTGACGGCATTGATCATTGCCGGATGCTCCTCCACTCCGAAACAGTATTTCAAATCGGGACTCAACACTAAATTCACTTCGCAACCTCAACAGCCGTTTAAGGAGTACATCGAGCAGAGTGAGCGGATGATAGCCAAGGCACGAACTGACCTAAATGACGAAAACTTTGAAAAGATAATGGATGCAGTCTCACCTTTCGAACTCCTACCTGGTAAAGAATGCGCCCAGGAGGCTCCTGGTAAATATAAGAATGGAATTCTGCTTATCCATGGATTTCTCGATTCGCCATACCTTGTAAAAAGCATAGCAAAACATTTTCATTCCCGCTGTTTTCTCGTTAGGGCGATCCTCCTCCCCGGACATGGAACGGTTCCCGCCGATATCATCAACACCTCTCACGTGGAATGGCTAAAGGCGACCGAATACGGCGTCTATCGCCTTCGCAACAGGGTGGATAACTTGTTTATCGGAGGCTACTCCACAGGGGGCACCCTTTCCATTCACTCTGCGCTGAAGCACAGAGGGGAGTTCAAAGGGATATTCCTCTTTTCTCCGGCGGTAAGGATCAACTCAATATTTACCCCGCTCGCGGAAAAGGTCTCCTTTTACAAGCGTTGGCTGATTACTCATGAAGACGCCGACTACGCAAAATATGAATCAATAAGCATGAATGGAGTCGCTCAGGTATACGAAGTAACCAGAAAAGTGAAAATGCTTCTTCAGAGCGGGAAGGAGATCGATACCCCCGTTTTCATGGTCATTTCACTTGACGATACGACAGTCGACCCATGGGAGTCGATACGCTTTTTCAAAAAAAGCGCGACATCCCCGAAAAGCAGAGGATATGTATATATGGTATCTCCGAAGAAACAGAGGTTTGGCGATCTACGCCTTTTCGCGGTGAACAGTTTTTTTCCGGATGAGCATATAGCCGACATCTCCCATGTATCCATTACAATTCCTCCTGATGACCCTCACTACGGGAGATACGGTGATTACGCCTACTGTATCCATTATCTGGAAAATCCAAAGAAATTATTGGAATGTAGGCAGGGGGGGCGCGACATCTGGTACGGCGAAACCGGGATCATGAACCAATATAAATATGTTTTGCGCCGCCTTACGTTCAATCCGAATTACGACAAGCTGATAAAGGATATCGACAGGTTCATCGATAACACGCAATAG
- a CDS encoding response regulator: protein MDKMVKHLSEKGMDNILDLIFRLAAGELDARGIPSDEGNDLDAILTGLNMLAEELSAITEERKRAEDALIVSENKYRTLVHDARDGICLTDADGNIVETNRQLAQIIGHEFEEFSGKKFTDFIAKEQYKLADKALKDAQGGSVSLFEGTLVCKNGNDVPVEVKSSFVEYEEHKKGVISIIRDITERKKNEERLRLAKNEAEEATKLKDKFISLVAHDLRSPLSTMIGFLELLNDGKNAGLDDFSRDIVARAIKSGNSMIKLIEEILNVSRIKSGKISPKLRFLDASIIALKVSHDLELLAGKKGIILKHEIPTRTRIYADEALFQEVIQNLISNAIKFCAKGDTIRIFVPEGDPCAIAVSDTGPGIQPERINHLFSYDRKTSTEGTAGETGTGLGLPLSYDIMLAHGGVLEIDSKPGKGSVFTAKLPEVKPVVLIVDDEEFIRTLLRGRILSLNTVVLEANDGEEAMEKIAKHKPNLVITDLQMPKTDGLKVLEFIKSNPDTAHTPVIILTSNSDMETRDRVVRLGADDFATKPIVINDFIPRIRRYLI from the coding sequence ATGGATAAAATGGTAAAACATCTATCGGAAAAGGGAATGGACAACATTCTCGACCTCATATTCCGTCTCGCCGCCGGCGAACTTGACGCGCGCGGAATTCCCTCCGATGAAGGAAACGATCTCGACGCGATCCTCACGGGACTTAACATGCTCGCCGAGGAGCTTTCCGCAATTACAGAAGAGCGAAAAAGAGCGGAAGACGCCTTGATAGTATCCGAAAACAAATACCGCACACTGGTGCATGACGCGCGGGACGGGATATGTCTTACCGACGCGGATGGAAATATAGTCGAAACGAACAGGCAGTTAGCTCAAATCATCGGGCATGAATTTGAGGAGTTTTCAGGGAAAAAATTTACCGACTTCATCGCCAAAGAGCAGTACAAGCTTGCCGATAAAGCATTGAAAGACGCCCAAGGGGGTAGTGTATCGCTGTTTGAGGGAACACTTGTCTGCAAAAACGGCAATGACGTTCCTGTTGAGGTCAAATCAAGCTTCGTTGAATACGAGGAACACAAAAAAGGTGTTATCTCGATAATAAGGGATATAACCGAAAGGAAAAAAAACGAAGAAAGATTGCGCCTCGCGAAAAACGAAGCTGAAGAAGCCACAAAGTTAAAAGATAAATTCATCTCATTGGTGGCGCACGATCTTCGCTCTCCGCTCTCCACAATGATCGGATTCCTTGAGCTATTGAACGATGGCAAAAACGCAGGTTTGGATGACTTTTCGAGGGATATCGTTGCGCGGGCCATAAAAAGCGGAAACAGCATGATAAAACTCATAGAGGAAATTCTCAACGTGAGCCGCATTAAAAGCGGAAAGATATCGCCAAAACTGCGGTTTCTGGACGCCTCAATTATTGCGTTAAAGGTCTCGCACGATCTGGAACTTCTCGCCGGGAAAAAGGGGATAATACTTAAACATGAAATTCCTACGCGTACCCGCATATACGCGGATGAAGCCCTTTTTCAGGAAGTGATACAAAACCTTATTTCCAACGCTATTAAATTCTGCGCAAAGGGGGATACCATCAGGATCTTCGTGCCGGAAGGGGATCCTTGCGCAATCGCCGTTTCCGATACCGGGCCCGGCATACAACCGGAGAGGATCAATCATCTCTTCAGTTACGACCGGAAAACATCAACAGAAGGTACAGCCGGTGAAACAGGCACAGGGCTGGGACTCCCCCTTAGTTACGACATCATGCTTGCGCATGGCGGTGTGCTGGAGATCGATTCCAAACCTGGAAAGGGAAGCGTTTTTACCGCGAAACTGCCTGAAGTGAAACCGGTTGTACTTATTGTCGATGACGAGGAATTTATCCGCACGCTCCTTCGCGGAAGAATATTAAGCCTGAACACTGTTGTACTCGAAGCAAATGACGGTGAAGAAGCTATGGAAAAAATTGCCAAACATAAACCAAACCTCGTGATAACCGACCTGCAGATGCCGAAGACGGACGGTCTGAAGGTTCTTGAATTCATTAAAAGCAATCCCGATACAGCCCATACACCGGTCATAATTCTTACCTCGAATTCCGATATGGAAACACGTGACAGAGTAGTACGCTTGGGCGCCGACGACTTCGCTACAAAACCGATCGTTATCAACGATTTCATTCCAAGGATAAGGCGATACCTGATCTAA
- the typA gene encoding translational GTPase TypA — MSHKEQIRNICVIAHVDHGKTTLIDALLKQSGTFRANEKVNERVMDANDLEKERGITIFSKNASIRWKNVKINIVDTPGHSDFGGEVERILGMVDSALLLVDAVDGPMPQTRFVLQKALKLGLAPIVVINKTDRPDARPDWVLNKVFDLFGSLGANDKQLEFHTVYSSAKGGFAMLDHTKPGTNMEPLLDSILEKVAPPEVDEKGTFQMLITSAEYSDYLGRMAIGKINRGSVKVGQEIARIDLKGNIIKSPIVKIFTFEGLNRKEAEFALAGDIVMLAGCKEFEIGETLADVHMPEPLPAVIVDKPTISMNFSPNTSPFAGRSGDKVTSRHLQERLEREVKSNLALKYEKGTEGDSFKVSGRGELHLSILIETMRREGYELSVSKPEVITHIKDGQRLEPEEFAIVDVDGDFAGKVIEKFGKRKGELKNMEAMPDNRQRLEFTIPARGLLGIYGELQTETKGTAVITHTFHNYIPWVGPIPSRSNGVLISMDEGKTSAYSLEKLSDRGELFIGPGVDVYEGMVVGECNRPVDMVVNVCRGKKLTNTRAAGNDDMIKLTPPRILSLEQTLEYLNDDELAEITPDALRIRKRHLKEEDRKRSKKVAASA, encoded by the coding sequence ATGTCCCATAAGGAACAGATTAGAAACATTTGCGTAATAGCACACGTTGATCACGGTAAAACCACATTGATCGACGCCCTTCTGAAACAATCGGGAACCTTCCGCGCCAACGAAAAAGTGAACGAACGCGTAATGGACGCAAACGACCTTGAAAAGGAACGCGGAATAACCATCTTTTCGAAAAACGCTTCCATACGGTGGAAGAACGTGAAGATAAACATTGTTGATACCCCAGGCCACTCCGACTTCGGCGGGGAGGTGGAAAGAATTCTTGGTATGGTGGATTCCGCACTCCTTCTGGTAGACGCCGTTGACGGCCCGATGCCCCAGACAAGATTCGTTTTGCAAAAGGCGCTGAAGCTCGGCCTTGCTCCGATAGTGGTCATTAACAAAACCGACAGGCCCGATGCCAGACCGGACTGGGTGCTGAACAAGGTATTCGACCTTTTTGGCTCTCTTGGGGCCAACGACAAACAGCTAGAATTCCACACAGTTTACTCCTCGGCAAAAGGTGGCTTCGCAATGCTCGACCATACAAAACCGGGAACAAACATGGAACCTCTCCTAGATTCAATACTGGAAAAGGTCGCCCCGCCGGAAGTTGATGAAAAAGGGACATTCCAGATGCTTATTACATCAGCCGAATACAGCGACTATCTCGGAAGGATGGCTATTGGAAAGATAAACCGCGGCTCCGTAAAGGTGGGCCAGGAGATAGCAAGAATCGACCTGAAAGGGAACATAATCAAATCCCCTATTGTGAAAATATTTACGTTTGAAGGACTGAACAGAAAAGAGGCCGAATTCGCACTGGCTGGGGATATTGTCATGCTTGCAGGGTGCAAGGAATTCGAGATAGGCGAAACCCTTGCCGATGTTCACATGCCGGAGCCTCTACCCGCGGTCATAGTAGACAAACCGACCATTTCAATGAACTTTTCTCCGAACACATCCCCATTCGCCGGAAGGTCGGGGGACAAGGTTACCAGCCGGCATCTGCAGGAACGCCTCGAAAGGGAAGTAAAGAGCAATCTCGCCCTGAAATATGAAAAAGGTACCGAAGGGGATTCTTTCAAGGTATCCGGCAGGGGCGAACTGCATCTCTCCATCCTTATCGAAACGATGCGGAGGGAAGGATACGAACTTTCCGTGTCAAAACCGGAAGTTATCACGCATATAAAGGATGGGCAACGACTTGAACCTGAGGAGTTTGCCATTGTCGACGTCGATGGAGATTTCGCCGGAAAGGTGATAGAAAAATTCGGCAAGAGAAAAGGCGAACTTAAAAACATGGAAGCGATGCCGGATAACAGGCAGAGGCTCGAATTCACGATACCGGCCCGCGGCCTTCTTGGAATTTACGGTGAACTGCAAACCGAAACCAAGGGAACCGCCGTAATTACCCATACTTTCCATAACTACATTCCGTGGGTAGGGCCGATCCCTTCCCGCTCAAACGGAGTCCTTATCAGCATGGACGAAGGGAAGACGAGCGCCTACTCACTTGAAAAACTTTCCGACAGGGGCGAACTCTTCATAGGCCCCGGCGTGGATGTTTACGAAGGTATGGTCGTCGGCGAATGCAACAGACCGGTTGATATGGTCGTAAACGTATGCAGAGGAAAAAAGCTTACCAATACCCGCGCCGCCGGAAACGACGATATGATAAAGCTCACACCTCCAAGAATACTGTCGCTGGAGCAGACCCTTGAATATCTTAACGACGACGAGCTTGCTGAAATAACTCCCGACGCGCTTAGGATCAGGAAACGTCATCTGAAGGAAGAGGACAGAAAGAGAAGCAAAAAAGTAGCTGCTTCTGCATAG
- a CDS encoding cytochrome c family protein, translating into MNTKSVLSLIALLGLIIFATFSLFPDRFYSPGDLHAKHANIQDCGDCHKTFEEPGGVSCTSAKCHDNAAWGEKKGIFTGHLKTDGCLRCHTDHKGTTAKITTVEAHQNISKDTNCLECHRLGEKHTAVKVQDCKNCHVMDAWRPAKFDHAVVGKDGNCQSCHPITAKHVITTATCVACHTTKNWKVTSFDHKTLGSNDSCEVCHKLPLKHMASKDDCKLCHGTKNWKTISFSHSSLTSGTACFTCHQLPARHVESREDCVKCHSTKKWKPAVFDHGKIRSEDDCLSCHKLTPKHFQTSGNCGKCHGTKKWKPAKFDHRELNRRSDCLSCHKLTLKHFPTKENCGKCHYTEKWKPADFEHRFPIQHRSKRKTNTCETCHPVSLDKYDCYSGCHDHTERSVAREHREEGIRDYSNCVKCHPTGREHEGEGRGGERKSREHDDDDEHDFRLFKRGRDHDDDD; encoded by the coding sequence ATGAATACAAAATCGGTTCTTTCTCTTATAGCCCTTTTAGGTTTGATAATATTTGCTACCTTCTCCCTCTTCCCGGACAGGTTCTATTCCCCCGGTGACCTTCATGCGAAACATGCGAATATACAGGATTGTGGAGATTGCCATAAGACCTTCGAAGAGCCGGGCGGAGTTTCCTGCACATCAGCAAAATGCCACGATAATGCCGCCTGGGGAGAAAAAAAGGGGATCTTCACCGGGCACCTGAAGACTGACGGCTGTCTGAGATGCCATACAGACCATAAGGGGACGACAGCCAAGATCACGACCGTTGAAGCCCATCAAAACATCAGCAAGGATACCAACTGTCTTGAGTGCCACCGCCTCGGTGAGAAACATACTGCCGTCAAGGTTCAGGACTGCAAGAACTGCCATGTGATGGATGCCTGGCGACCCGCTAAATTCGACCACGCCGTTGTCGGCAAGGACGGGAACTGTCAATCCTGCCATCCGATAACCGCAAAGCATGTCATCACCACGGCTACCTGCGTAGCGTGCCATACAACCAAGAACTGGAAGGTAACCTCCTTTGATCACAAAACTCTCGGCAGTAATGACAGTTGCGAAGTTTGCCATAAACTGCCGCTAAAACATATGGCTTCAAAGGATGACTGCAAACTTTGTCACGGTACAAAGAACTGGAAGACAATTTCTTTCAGCCATTCATCACTCACCTCCGGTACCGCATGTTTTACATGTCACCAGTTGCCGGCTCGGCATGTGGAATCGAGGGAAGATTGCGTCAAATGCCATTCTACGAAGAAGTGGAAACCGGCTGTATTCGATCATGGAAAGATCCGCTCTGAAGACGACTGCCTCTCCTGCCACAAACTGACGCCTAAACATTTCCAGACCAGCGGGAACTGCGGCAAATGTCATGGCACAAAAAAATGGAAGCCGGCTAAATTCGATCACAGGGAATTGAACCGTCGGAGCGACTGCCTCTCCTGCCACAAGCTCACTCTTAAACATTTCCCAACCAAAGAAAATTGCGGCAAATGCCACTACACGGAAAAATGGAAACCAGCCGATTTTGAACACCGGTTCCCCATACAGCACCGCTCAAAAAGGAAAACAAATACATGTGAAACGTGCCATCCGGTATCCCTTGATAAATATGACTGCTATTCCGGGTGTCACGACCATACCGAAAGAAGCGTAGCCAGAGAGCATCGCGAAGAGGGGATAAGGGATTATTCGAACTGCGTGAAATGCCACCCTACCGGAAGGGAACATGAGGGGGAAGGTCGAGGAGGCGAAAGAAAAAGCCGGGAACACGATGACGATGACGAACATGACTTCAGACTATTCAAGCGGGGCCGCGATCACGATGACGATGATTAA
- the trpD gene encoding anthranilate phosphoribosyltransferase, with protein sequence MDIKEAISKVVGGESLSEEEMVEIMEQIMSGLATPAQIGAFLVALRLKGETIEEIAGAAIVMREKAVKIAHPHLSVVDTCGTGGDSSGTFNISTTAAFITAGVGLQVAKHGNRSVSSQSGSADVLKSLGVNIEADVGKVEKSLDKHGIAFLFAPLLHSAMKHAIGPRKEIGIRTIFNLLGPLTNPAGAKHQVIGVYSDYLTEPLANVLKRLGSQHVFVVHGSDGLDEATLTGPTKVSELKDGVVKNWTLNPEEFGFTLCKSEDLKGGDQKENATITLNILKGVEKGAKRDIAILNSALAIVAGEGAPNLKEAIALANRSVDNGAALKKLEELRETFN encoded by the coding sequence ATGGATATAAAAGAGGCTATTTCCAAGGTAGTCGGCGGTGAATCTTTGTCAGAGGAGGAGATGGTCGAGATCATGGAGCAGATCATGTCCGGTCTCGCTACCCCAGCCCAGATAGGGGCCTTTCTCGTGGCGCTGAGGCTGAAAGGTGAAACAATTGAGGAGATTGCCGGGGCGGCTATCGTCATGAGGGAAAAAGCGGTGAAGATCGCCCATCCCCATCTTTCGGTCGTCGACACCTGTGGGACAGGCGGAGACAGCTCGGGGACCTTCAATATTTCAACTACCGCCGCTTTCATAACAGCCGGTGTCGGTCTGCAGGTGGCCAAACATGGGAACCGCTCGGTATCCAGCCAGTCGGGGAGCGCCGATGTGCTGAAATCGCTCGGTGTGAATATCGAGGCCGATGTCGGGAAAGTGGAAAAATCACTCGATAAACATGGCATAGCTTTCCTCTTCGCGCCGCTACTCCACTCCGCCATGAAGCATGCGATAGGACCGAGAAAGGAGATAGGTATCAGGACCATCTTCAACCTCCTCGGGCCGCTGACCAACCCAGCGGGGGCCAAACATCAGGTGATAGGGGTGTACTCAGATTACCTCACGGAACCGCTCGCCAATGTCCTGAAAAGGCTCGGAAGCCAGCATGTTTTCGTCGTTCACGGTTCGGATGGCCTCGATGAGGCTACCCTCACAGGGCCGACGAAAGTCTCGGAACTGAAAGACGGCGTGGTAAAGAACTGGACACTAAATCCCGAGGAGTTCGGCTTTACCCTATGTAAAAGCGAGGATTTAAAGGGGGGGGACCAGAAGGAAAATGCCACTATTACCCTCAATATCCTGAAAGGTGTGGAGAAGGGGGCGAAAAGGGATATCGCTATCCTAAATTCTGCGCTTGCCATTGTCGCCGGAGAGGGGGCTCCCAATCTGAAAGAAGCTATCGCCCTGGCAAATAGGTCGGTTGACAACGGAGCGGCACTAAAAAAGCTGGAAGAGCTACGGGAAACCTTTAATTAG
- the pyk gene encoding pyruvate kinase, with protein MKKTKVIATLGPASNDSSTIKKMILSGADIFRINGSHTPREKIGGITSLIHSIGKELQRPVAVMLDLQGPKIRVGEFPGGSMTLKKGDKVILQTTLKKGDGTFIPVQYPEFHNDVEAGCRILLDDGNLALKVISKKGKRVAAKVLFGGVLKDKKGINLPEVSISAEPITKKDYGDLQAGLEAGVDFVALSFVRSGGDIAKLRKRINRTSPSVEIIAKIERHEAVANIAEIISEADGVMIARGDLGVELPASRVPVIQLDILQRCFYLSKPVIVATQMMESMITNRRPTRAEVSDVANSVRAYADAVMLSAETATGKYPVEAVSQMTAAALEMERYQHSKHRIPPWEWRREMLPPTDRAIAYSACRLAELLSANAIIAITESGHSVKRVASPHPNVPIFAFTRHEATMRKLSLVRAVTAFHLEFQNGFYKTVSEIFKILKKKRFLKNGDRVVITSGIRMGVKGSTNLLVVEEVK; from the coding sequence ATGAAAAAGACCAAGGTAATTGCCACCCTCGGGCCGGCATCGAACGATTCGTCTACCATTAAAAAAATGATCCTTTCAGGAGCAGACATCTTTCGGATTAACGGGTCGCATACCCCGAGGGAGAAGATAGGGGGGATCACATCACTTATCCATTCCATTGGGAAGGAGCTTCAACGACCAGTCGCGGTGATGCTCGATCTTCAGGGCCCAAAGATCAGGGTAGGGGAATTTCCGGGTGGGAGCATGACCCTAAAAAAGGGTGACAAGGTGATACTCCAGACCACATTGAAAAAGGGGGACGGGACGTTCATACCGGTTCAATATCCCGAGTTCCATAACGACGTTGAGGCAGGATGCCGCATACTTCTCGACGACGGCAATCTTGCGCTCAAGGTTATCTCCAAGAAGGGGAAGAGAGTTGCGGCCAAGGTTCTTTTCGGCGGTGTTCTTAAAGACAAGAAGGGGATAAATCTCCCCGAAGTTTCCATATCGGCGGAACCGATCACCAAGAAGGATTACGGCGATCTCCAGGCGGGGCTGGAAGCGGGGGTCGATTTTGTCGCCCTCTCCTTTGTGAGGAGCGGCGGCGATATCGCCAAATTAAGAAAGAGGATCAACAGGACCTCGCCATCGGTCGAGATAATCGCGAAGATAGAGCGCCACGAGGCGGTTGCAAACATAGCGGAGATAATTTCCGAGGCTGACGGGGTGATGATAGCCCGCGGAGATCTGGGAGTGGAGCTCCCTGCCAGCAGGGTTCCGGTCATTCAACTCGATATTTTGCAGAGGTGTTTCTATCTTTCCAAGCCGGTGATTGTCGCAACGCAGATGATGGAGTCGATGATCACCAACCGGCGCCCAACACGCGCGGAGGTATCGGATGTGGCCAACTCGGTTCGGGCCTACGCCGATGCGGTAATGCTCTCCGCCGAAACAGCGACAGGGAAGTATCCGGTCGAGGCTGTATCGCAGATGACCGCCGCCGCTCTTGAGATGGAGAGGTACCAGCATTCGAAGCACAGGATACCGCCGTGGGAGTGGAGGCGCGAGATGCTCCCCCCGACCGATAGGGCGATAGCCTACTCCGCCTGCAGGCTTGCGGAGCTTCTGTCAGCGAACGCTATTATCGCTATCACCGAGTCGGGGCACTCCGTGAAGCGGGTTGCCTCCCCTCATCCGAACGTGCCGATCTTCGCTTTTACCCGGCACGAGGCGACGATGCGAAAACTTTCGCTGGTGCGTGCGGTCACCGCGTTCCATCTCGAATTCCAGAACGGATTCTATAAAACAGTTTCCGAGATCTTTAAAATCCTCAAGAAGAAAAGGTTTTTAAAGAACGGCGATAGAGTGGTTATCACGTCCGGCATACGAATGGGGGTAAAGGGGAGCACAAATCTTTTGGTAGTGGAAGAGGTGAAGTAG
- a CDS encoding STAS/SEC14 domain-containing protein, whose amino-acid sequence MNTINTRVSCICIDENNISRVNINENAEVDLADAEEIISTILKIRGGEILPVCIDIRKLKSISREARQYFASDDRPRVGNAVALVVESSTTRVIGNFFLGLNKPSYPLKIFQNVNDATGWLKGFFI is encoded by the coding sequence ATGAATACGATAAATACGCGCGTCAGTTGCATCTGTATAGATGAAAACAATATCAGCCGCGTAAATATAAACGAAAACGCCGAGGTTGACCTGGCGGACGCAGAGGAGATAATCAGCACCATTTTGAAAATCAGGGGCGGGGAAATATTGCCTGTATGCATCGATATACGCAAACTTAAATCCATATCGAGGGAAGCTCGGCAATATTTCGCAAGTGACGACAGGCCTCGCGTGGGTAACGCAGTGGCGCTAGTTGTCGAATCGTCCACAACGCGTGTCATAGGGAATTTCTTTCTAGGACTTAACAAACCGAGCTACCCGCTGAAGATTTTTCAAAACGTAAATGATGCAACAGGGTGGCTGAAGGGATTTTTCATATGA